The Elaeis guineensis isolate ETL-2024a chromosome 13, EG11, whole genome shotgun sequence genome includes a region encoding these proteins:
- the LOC105056575 gene encoding probable galacturonosyltransferase 9: protein MAGGRSVRPAATGIRGLFSYRVFVSAMFSLLFLAALSVLLSNNPSSSSSAATSSAGDPSVAGAALRPYLGRTFLTVKSDPLRARLHLLLRQAADHSALVHAYAAYARRLKLDNSRQLRAFEDLSASLSSLAARLDSDLPSDEDSLRPLEKEAKDRIKFARALISESKESFDTQLKIQKLRDTIFAVHEQLHRAKKLGALTNRIAAGSTPKSLHCLAMRLMEDRIAHPDSYRQPGPDPPELADPDLYHSILISDNIIAVSTVINSVIRNAANPSKHVFHVVTDPMYFNAMQVWFTRRPPTGGARVEIKSVADFGFLDSSYSPVVRQIEGGRRDLSLLHYLRFYLPEMYPSLQRVVFLEDDVVVQKDLAGLWRVDLDGKVNGAVEMCFGGFRRYNRYMNFSHPVVRERFTPRACAWSYGVNVFDLDAWRRERCTEKFHEYQDLNEDGMIWNPGTVLPAGLMTFYTTTKPLDKSWHVMGLGYNPSISSDAIRNAAVVHFNGHMKPWLDVALNQYKHLWTKYVDTEMEFLPLCNFGL from the exons ATGGCGGGAGGCCGGTCCGTTCGTCCGGCGGCGACGGGCATCCGTGGGCTCTTCAGCTACCGTGTGTTCGTGTCGGCGATGTTCAGCCTGCTCTTCCTGGCGGCCCTCTCGGTGCTGCTCTCGAAcaacccctcctcctcctcctccgccgccaCCTCCTCCGCCGGCGACCCCTCCGTCGCCGGCGCCGCTCTCCGTCCCTACCTCGGCCGCACCTTCCTGACCGTCAAGTCCGACCCCCTCCGCGCCcgcctccacctcctcctccgcCAGGCGGCGGACCACTCCGCCCTCGTCCACGCCTATGCCGCCTACGCCCGCCGCCTCAAGCTCGACAACTCCCGCCAGCTCCGCGCCTTCGAAGACCTCAGCGCCTCCCTCTCCTCCCTCGCCGCCCGCCTCGACTCCGACCTCCCCTCCGACGAGGACTCCCTCCGCCCCCTCGAGAAGGAGGCCAAAGATCGCATCAAGTTCGCCCGCGCCCTCATCTCCGAATCCAAGGAGTCCTTCGACACCCAACTCAAGATACAGAAGCTCCGCGACACCATCTTCGCGGTCCACGAGCAACTCCACCGCGCCAAGAAGCTCGGCGCCCTCACCAACCGCATCGCCGCAGGATCCACCCCCAAAAGCCTCCACTGCCTCGCCATGCGCCTCATGGAGGACCGCATcgcccacccggactcctaccggcAACCCGGCCCCGACCCGCCCGAGCTCGCCGACCCCGATCTCTACCACTCCATTCTCATCTCAGACAACATCATCGCCGTCTCCACCGTCATCAACTCCGTCATCCGCAACGCGGCCAACCCATCGAAGCACGTCTTCCATGTCGTCACCGACCCCATGTATTTCAACGCGATGCAGGTTTGGTTCACCCGCCGCCCGCCCACCGGTGGCGCGCGGGTGGAGATCAAGTCGGTGGCCGACTTCGGCTTCTTGGATTCCTCTTACTCGCCGGTCGTGCGACAGATCGAGGGTGGGCGGCGGGACTTGTCGCTGCTCCACTACCTGCGGTTCTACCTGCCGGAGATGTACCCGAGCCTGCAGCgggtggtgttcttggaggatgATGTGGTGGTGCAGAAGGATCTGGCAGGGCTGTGGAGGGTGGATTTGGACGGGAAGGTAAACGGGGCAGTGGAGATGTGCTTTGGGGGGTTCAGGAGGTACAACAGGTACATGAACTTCTCCCACCCGGTGGTCCGGGAGCGGTTCACCCCGAGGGCGTGTGCATGGTCCTATGGAGTAAATGTCTTTGATCTCGATGCGTGGAGGAGGGAGAGGTGCACTGAGAAATTCCATGAGTACCAGGATTTG AATGAGGATGGAATGATCTGGAACCCAGGCACTGTGCTTCCAGCAGGATTGATGACGTTCTACACCACTACTAAACCACTAGACAAGTCATGGCATGTAATGGGGCTTGGTTATAATCCAAGCATTAGCTCAGATGCGATCCGCAATGCTGCAGTTGTGCACTTCAATGGGCACATGAAGCCATGGCTCGACGTGGCCTTGAACCAATACAAGCACCTATGGACCAAATATGTAGATACTGAAATGGAATTCCTCCCACTCTGCAACTTCGGCCTGTAA